The Aureitalea marina genome includes a window with the following:
- a CDS encoding AraC family transcriptional regulator, which produces MKVLPFTIPKSGKAAIIVQEDQQEVFYERLHQHPEVQLSYIIKGQGTVFCKDSVHPYQAGDLILIPGGIPHVFNSQKQQEGLHHRISVFFESPWLTETIDRTPELTRLKSLYQHLERGYLWHGYSAKWKSSMNTLLKSRGINRFMAFMDLIPSLSRTDGEWLTSSDHTVPYDLTDSRRMTAVIDYTMNQFSQRIRLEELANEMAMTPSSFCKYFKKRTGKTYFGFLNEVRIEHACRKLIDQPEESVAQIAENSGFTNMANFNRRFKMGTGLTPREYKKQQKDQSSSN; this is translated from the coding sequence ATGAAGGTTTTACCCTTTACCATTCCTAAGTCCGGGAAAGCGGCGATCATTGTACAGGAAGACCAGCAAGAAGTATTCTATGAACGCTTGCATCAGCACCCTGAAGTACAGCTTAGCTATATTATAAAGGGACAGGGCACCGTCTTTTGTAAGGACAGTGTCCATCCCTATCAGGCCGGAGATCTTATTTTGATCCCGGGAGGAATACCGCACGTATTCAACAGTCAGAAACAGCAAGAAGGACTCCATCACCGTATATCGGTTTTTTTCGAATCTCCCTGGTTAACGGAGACCATCGATCGCACTCCGGAACTTACTCGTTTAAAGTCCTTATATCAGCATCTGGAGCGAGGATACCTTTGGCATGGATATTCAGCCAAGTGGAAAAGCAGTATGAACACCTTGCTCAAGTCCAGGGGAATAAATCGATTTATGGCCTTTATGGATCTTATTCCAAGCTTATCTCGGACAGATGGAGAATGGTTGACCAGCTCAGACCATACCGTTCCATATGACTTGACCGACAGTCGGCGAATGACAGCCGTGATCGATTATACCATGAACCAATTCAGTCAGCGAATTCGTCTCGAGGAACTGGCTAATGAGATGGCCATGACTCCTTCCAGCTTCTGTAAATACTTTAAGAAAAGAACGGGCAAGACCTACTTCGGATTTCTGAACGAGGTAAGGATTGAGCACGCATGCCGAAAGTTGATCGACCAACCAGAAGAGTCCGTGGCCCAGATCGCAGAGAACTCAGGCTTTACCAATATGGCTAATTTCAACAGGCGTTTTAAAATGGGGACCGGACTGACCCCAAGGGAATACAAAAAGCAACAAAAGGATCAGAGCTCGTCCAATTGA
- the hemW gene encoding radical SAM family heme chaperone HemW: MSGIYLHIPFCKQACHYCDFHFSTSLKKKSELIEAMRREIVLRKKELNGPLETIYFGGGTPSLLDEDELNTILSQIRDQFETIDDPEITLEANPDDITEDKLIAWRRAGVNRLSIGIQSFFEEDLKWMNRAHNAEEAFHCIELAKPYFDNISVDLIYGVPGMGMDRWKENLQRFLGLDVPHISCYALTVEQGTALDYFIRKGKVRPPEDELADAHYQLMLDELQEEGYENYEFSNFGKPGYFSRNNLGYWMGKPYLGIGPSAHSYDGSSRSWNVANNVNYIQSLQKGELPLERELLTKVDRFNEMVMTRLRTQFGLNLEEVAHEFGVQIKDHLMEMAGPLLQEGMMETKGDILQVTRKGKFLTDGISSRLFLLNLGD; encoded by the coding sequence ATGTCTGGTATCTATTTGCACATACCGTTCTGTAAGCAAGCCTGTCATTATTGTGATTTTCATTTTTCAACCTCGCTAAAGAAGAAGTCCGAACTCATAGAAGCCATGAGGCGGGAAATTGTACTTCGTAAAAAAGAGCTGAACGGCCCTCTTGAAACAATATACTTTGGGGGTGGAACACCCAGTTTGTTGGATGAAGACGAATTAAATACCATATTAAGTCAGATTCGGGATCAATTTGAGACGATCGATGATCCCGAGATCACCCTGGAAGCTAACCCGGACGATATAACCGAAGACAAGTTGATAGCCTGGAGAAGGGCTGGAGTGAATCGGCTCAGTATCGGGATTCAGTCCTTTTTTGAGGAAGATCTGAAATGGATGAATCGGGCTCACAATGCAGAAGAAGCCTTTCATTGTATTGAACTTGCAAAACCCTACTTCGATAATATCAGTGTGGATCTGATCTACGGAGTACCTGGAATGGGTATGGACCGATGGAAAGAGAATCTTCAGCGTTTCCTGGGTCTGGACGTACCACATATTTCCTGTTATGCATTGACGGTGGAACAGGGCACGGCATTGGACTACTTCATCCGCAAAGGAAAGGTGAGGCCGCCTGAGGATGAGTTAGCCGATGCCCATTACCAATTAATGCTGGATGAACTACAAGAAGAAGGATATGAGAATTACGAATTCTCCAATTTTGGAAAACCGGGATATTTTTCCCGCAACAACCTTGGGTATTGGATGGGGAAACCCTACTTGGGTATTGGTCCTTCAGCTCATAGTTATGACGGAAGCAGCCGAAGTTGGAATGTTGCCAATAATGTAAATTACATACAATCTCTGCAGAAAGGGGAATTACCTCTGGAGCGTGAGCTCTTGACCAAGGTAGATCGGTTCAATGAGATGGTAATGACGCGTTTGAGAACACAATTTGGCTTAAATCTGGAAGAGGTGGCCCATGAGTTTGGAGTACAGATAAAAGACCATTTAATGGAAATGGCTGGTCCGCTGCTTCAAGAAGGCATGATGGAAACCAAGGGTGATATCTTGCAAGTGACCAGAAAAGGAAAATTCCTGACAGATGGAATATCCTCCCGTTTATTCTTGTTAAATTTAGGGGACTAA
- a CDS encoding cyclase family protein produces MRITLEHNGREILVDLDKPLDISISLRGSEKNPIAWYVGPPSIEPVRIGEWTAQVSEGASINFNEIRFNPHAHGTHTECVGHITPEFNSVDRALNKFFFMAELITVAPESQGEDLVISAKQLKKVLEGKNPEALIIRTLPNTSTKKKKHYSHTNWPYLLEEAAALIRQMGIEHLLIDQPSVDREEDGGELLAHRAFWDYPENTRHSATITEMVYVRNSIQDGSYLLNLQIAPFDNNASPSKPILYSFQ; encoded by the coding sequence ATGCGGATCACCTTAGAACATAATGGCAGGGAAATCCTGGTCGATCTGGATAAACCATTGGACATCTCGATCTCATTGAGAGGGTCAGAGAAGAACCCGATCGCCTGGTATGTGGGTCCTCCATCCATAGAGCCTGTTCGAATTGGGGAGTGGACGGCCCAGGTAAGTGAAGGGGCCTCCATCAATTTCAATGAGATTCGGTTCAACCCCCATGCACATGGAACACATACGGAATGTGTTGGGCATATTACCCCGGAGTTCAACTCGGTAGACAGGGCTCTGAACAAATTCTTTTTTATGGCAGAATTGATCACGGTGGCGCCGGAGAGTCAGGGAGAGGATTTGGTGATCTCTGCTAAACAACTTAAAAAGGTGCTGGAGGGTAAAAATCCAGAGGCGCTTATCATACGGACCTTACCCAATACTTCGACCAAAAAGAAAAAGCACTACAGCCATACCAATTGGCCCTACTTGCTTGAAGAGGCTGCCGCCTTGATCCGGCAGATGGGAATTGAACATTTGCTGATCGATCAACCTTCGGTAGACCGCGAAGAGGACGGAGGAGAACTACTGGCCCATAGAGCGTTTTGGGACTATCCTGAAAACACCAGACACTCAGCCACCATTACCGAGATGGTCTATGTCAGGAACAGCATCCAGGACGGAAGTTATTTGCTCAACTTGCAGATTGCTCCATTTGACAATAATGCGAGCCCGAGTAAACCGATTCTTTACTCTTTTCAGTGA
- a CDS encoding DUF1272 domain-containing protein, with protein sequence MLEIRPSCEHCNTALPPESDQAMICTFECTFCVDCVEGVLGGICPNCGGGFQPRPIRPARLLDKYPTSTKIIHKPVDVPAHHKRHNIT encoded by the coding sequence ATGCTGGAAATACGGCCAAGTTGCGAACACTGTAATACTGCCCTCCCCCCGGAGTCCGATCAAGCTATGATCTGTACCTTCGAGTGCACCTTCTGTGTAGATTGTGTAGAAGGTGTTTTGGGAGGAATTTGTCCGAATTGCGGAGGAGGATTTCAACCTCGTCCCATCAGACCGGCCAGGCTATTGGATAAGTATCCCACATCCACTAAGATCATTCACAAACCGGTGGATGTGCCGGCCCATCATAAACGACATAACATAACATGA
- a CDS encoding dihydrodipicolinate synthase family protein: MSVQWKGVMPAVTTKFTKEDQLDLDLFAHNLDAQLNAGVHGIVLGGTLGEASTLSVEEKRELTRFTSKHVNGQVPVMINIAEQSTKGAVLAAEQAQQDGADGLMMLPPMRYKAGDRETVEYFKAVANSTDLPIMVYNNPVDYKIEVTLPMFEQLLSCENIKAVKESTRDISNVTRIKNAFGDRLKIMTGVDTLALESLLMGADGWIAGLVCAFPAETVAIYELQRKGRIAEAIEIYRWFLPLLELDINPKLVQNIKLAEVATGLGSEQVRAPRLPLVGAERAHVLEVIKTGLANRPELPDYKS; this comes from the coding sequence ATGAGCGTACAATGGAAAGGGGTGATGCCAGCGGTCACCACCAAATTCACAAAAGAAGACCAACTGGACCTGGATCTTTTTGCACACAATCTAGATGCTCAACTGAATGCCGGTGTCCACGGCATTGTGTTGGGTGGAACACTTGGAGAGGCCAGCACCTTATCGGTAGAAGAGAAAAGGGAACTGACCCGCTTTACCAGTAAGCACGTAAACGGCCAGGTTCCTGTAATGATCAATATTGCCGAGCAGTCTACAAAAGGTGCGGTACTTGCTGCAGAGCAAGCCCAACAAGATGGAGCGGATGGTCTGATGATGTTACCGCCAATGCGTTACAAGGCCGGAGACAGGGAAACTGTAGAGTATTTTAAAGCAGTAGCCAACAGCACGGATCTTCCCATTATGGTTTACAATAATCCGGTAGACTATAAGATCGAGGTTACCCTGCCTATGTTCGAGCAGCTACTGAGTTGCGAGAATATAAAGGCCGTGAAGGAGTCGACTCGGGATATTTCTAATGTGACCCGGATAAAGAACGCCTTTGGGGATCGGCTTAAGATCATGACTGGAGTAGACACTTTAGCCTTGGAGAGTCTTTTGATGGGTGCAGATGGTTGGATCGCCGGTTTGGTGTGCGCCTTCCCGGCGGAGACAGTAGCTATATACGAATTGCAGCGGAAAGGAAGAATAGCTGAGGCCATCGAAATTTATCGCTGGTTCCTACCCTTGCTGGAGTTGGATATTAACCCTAAATTAGTTCAGAACATCAAATTGGCCGAGGTTGCCACAGGATTGGGATCGGAGCAGGTAAGGGCTCCAAGACTGCCATTGGTAGGTGCAGAGCGCGCACATGTCCTGGAGGTAATAAAAACTGGGTTGGCAAACAGGCCGGAATTACCAGATTATAAGTCTTAG
- a CDS encoding DUF3667 domain-containing protein produces the protein MSKSPSIICKNCGEEVEGRYCRSCGQRSSVGRVTFRETFQDLADALFTVSAPLWVTIKKLVVNPGGMLRDYLAGRRKTYYKPVSFFVLMTLIFLFVGFLIDYDPFVNQTIQVQESDESMLLNEARDFYLTHINNFLFAFVLTLALGLKLFFWKKYSLAEYVAVSFYMIGIYTLIVTLNMFYIQYVDVNFQYLGLLIMWIYFMYAMVSFFPVKRFWVAVKSLIIFPLAMMGYFIIGFSISLLIVSLRTS, from the coding sequence ATGAGTAAATCTCCATCCATAATTTGTAAGAACTGTGGAGAAGAGGTCGAAGGGCGATATTGCCGCAGTTGTGGTCAACGAAGTTCAGTTGGAAGGGTAACCTTTAGGGAGACCTTCCAGGATCTCGCAGACGCCTTGTTTACAGTTAGCGCTCCCTTATGGGTGACCATCAAAAAGCTGGTTGTCAATCCTGGGGGTATGCTGAGGGATTATCTTGCGGGCAGGAGGAAGACCTATTACAAGCCCGTCAGTTTCTTTGTGCTGATGACCCTTATCTTTCTATTTGTTGGTTTCCTAATTGATTATGATCCCTTTGTCAATCAGACCATACAGGTTCAGGAGTCAGACGAGTCCATGCTCCTGAATGAGGCTCGGGATTTTTATCTGACCCATATCAATAATTTCTTGTTTGCCTTTGTGCTTACCCTGGCCTTGGGTCTGAAGTTGTTCTTTTGGAAAAAGTATAGCCTGGCAGAGTACGTGGCCGTGTCTTTTTATATGATCGGAATCTACACCCTGATCGTGACCCTGAATATGTTCTATATCCAGTATGTCGATGTGAATTTTCAATATCTGGGTCTGTTGATCATGTGGATCTATTTTATGTATGCCATGGTCTCCTTTTTCCCGGTAAAACGTTTTTGGGTAGCTGTGAAGTCATTGATCATATTTCCTTTGGCCATGATGGGCTATTTTATCATCGGGTTTTCCATCTCTTTGCTGATCGTTAGCCTTCGTACCTCCTGA
- a CDS encoding aldehyde dehydrogenase (NADP(+)) — MISGKNYIGEQLIAQGEKTYHSFDPKLNLPNQTSFTEATPEEINRAVNLATEAFQDFRTFSGERKAAFLEAIADGILELGDELIDTYCSETGLPSGRAQGERGRTVFQLRSFAELLREGSWVEATIDTAIPDRAPIPKADLRKMNIPLGPVVVFGASNFPLAYSTAGGDTAAALAAGCPVIVKSHPMHAGTGELVASAIVKAAKQTGMPNGVFSNLNSSGIEVGVQLVKHPEVKAVGFTGSINGGRALFDLAAAREEPIPVFAEMGSVNPVVLLPDALDRRASELAKTYAGSITLGTGQFCTNPGLILGLAGQGLDNFISHLSEEILKIDPSCMLHPNIIGAYENNKTSAQGQEGVEIVAQFEQEVAVNHARQTVTTVSGSIFKDNPRLHQEVFGPYSLVVQCENEAQLIEIIRQLEGQLTGTVIAEDGEARKYPGMIDALQNRVGRIIYNGVPTGVEVCPSMLHGGPYPASTDSRFTAVGVHSIKRWVRPFSYQSWPDELLPDELKNANPLGISRQVNNRWTDRPIN; from the coding sequence ATGATCAGCGGAAAAAACTATATAGGTGAACAGCTAATTGCTCAAGGAGAAAAGACCTATCATTCCTTCGACCCCAAATTAAATTTGCCCAATCAGACCAGTTTTACGGAAGCTACTCCAGAGGAGATCAACAGGGCCGTAAATCTAGCTACAGAGGCCTTTCAAGATTTTCGAACTTTTTCAGGAGAGCGAAAGGCGGCCTTTCTGGAGGCTATAGCCGATGGCATTTTGGAATTGGGCGACGAACTCATAGATACCTATTGTTCAGAAACGGGATTACCTTCAGGAAGAGCTCAAGGAGAACGCGGCCGAACCGTCTTTCAATTACGCTCTTTCGCGGAGCTCTTACGAGAAGGTTCCTGGGTGGAAGCTACTATTGACACAGCAATTCCGGATCGGGCACCAATTCCGAAAGCTGATCTGCGCAAGATGAACATTCCTTTGGGACCGGTGGTGGTGTTTGGTGCCAGTAACTTTCCATTGGCTTATTCAACGGCAGGAGGGGATACAGCGGCGGCTCTGGCTGCCGGATGCCCAGTGATCGTGAAATCCCACCCCATGCACGCAGGCACAGGTGAATTGGTGGCTTCGGCCATCGTTAAAGCTGCCAAACAAACAGGGATGCCTAACGGGGTATTCTCCAATTTGAACAGTAGTGGGATAGAGGTTGGTGTTCAGCTGGTTAAGCACCCTGAGGTCAAGGCTGTCGGGTTTACCGGTAGTATTAATGGAGGCCGTGCGTTGTTCGACCTGGCTGCTGCCCGGGAAGAACCCATACCGGTCTTTGCCGAGATGGGTAGTGTAAATCCTGTTGTCCTTTTACCAGATGCCTTGGATAGGAGGGCTTCGGAGTTGGCTAAGACCTATGCCGGATCCATCACCTTAGGGACTGGGCAGTTCTGTACCAATCCCGGATTGATCCTGGGATTGGCGGGTCAAGGATTAGACAATTTCATCAGTCATCTGTCAGAAGAGATACTCAAGATCGATCCAAGCTGTATGCTGCACCCAAACATCATTGGTGCTTATGAAAACAATAAGACTTCAGCTCAAGGTCAGGAAGGGGTGGAGATAGTAGCACAATTTGAGCAGGAAGTAGCTGTTAATCACGCAAGGCAAACTGTAACTACAGTCTCCGGTTCCATTTTCAAAGACAACCCTCGACTTCACCAGGAAGTCTTTGGTCCTTATTCGTTGGTTGTTCAATGTGAAAATGAGGCACAGCTTATTGAGATCATCCGGCAGTTAGAAGGACAACTGACAGGAACGGTCATAGCCGAGGACGGAGAGGCGCGTAAATATCCCGGAATGATAGATGCTCTTCAAAATAGGGTAGGCCGCATTATTTATAATGGCGTTCCAACCGGCGTCGAGGTTTGTCCTTCCATGTTGCACGGTGGCCCATATCCAGCTTCTACCGATAGTCGGTTTACAGCAGTGGGAGTTCATTCCATCAAGCGATGGGTGCGGCCATTTAGTTACCAAAGCTGGCCTGACGAGCTTTTACCGGACGAGTTGAAGAATGCTAACCCTTTAGGGATATCCAGGCAGGTCAATAATCGTTGGACGGACCGACCCATAAATTAA
- the ruvC gene encoding crossover junction endodeoxyribonuclease RuvC, whose amino-acid sequence MSQEKIILGIDPGTTIMGFGLIRVRGKQMQLMQLNELQLKKYDDHYLKLKHIFERTLELIDHYKPDEIAIEAPFFGKNVQSMLKLGRAQGVAMAAGLSREVPITEYSPKKIKMAITGNGNATKEQVAKMLQQLLDLKELPKNLDSTDGLAAAVCHFFNAGKATSTTNYGGWAAFVQQNQDRVE is encoded by the coding sequence ATGAGCCAGGAAAAGATCATATTAGGAATTGACCCAGGAACCACCATCATGGGCTTTGGGTTAATTCGGGTGCGGGGCAAGCAGATGCAACTGATGCAACTCAATGAATTGCAGCTTAAAAAATACGATGATCACTACCTGAAGCTCAAACATATTTTTGAGCGTACCCTGGAGCTGATCGATCACTACAAACCGGACGAGATTGCGATTGAGGCTCCTTTCTTTGGGAAGAATGTGCAATCCATGCTTAAGTTAGGACGGGCCCAAGGAGTAGCCATGGCAGCTGGTCTGAGCAGGGAAGTGCCCATTACCGAATACTCCCCCAAAAAGATCAAAATGGCTATCACTGGTAATGGGAATGCCACTAAGGAGCAAGTGGCCAAGATGCTTCAGCAGTTGTTAGACCTCAAGGAACTGCCCAAGAACCTGGATAGTACGGATGGTCTGGCGGCAGCGGTTTGTCATTTCTTTAATGCCGGGAAGGCGACCTCGACCACCAACTACGGGGGATGGGCCGCTTTTGTGCAACAGAATCAGGATAGGGTAGAATGA
- a CDS encoding transglutaminase domain-containing protein codes for MIRSALFLIYFFMISSACWSQDYAHVDNTLLLYPERFEKPEDLARLIERDFYLDQDKLRAVFGWIINNVQYDPTQYERYDYNFRSYKERNRKDEKKREAIILRTIQDREAVCEGYAMLFERLCELLGINSYLVRGQAKATVNDIGGDYRQNHIWNVAYIQGDPYLFDTTWGAGRFTDKFEPDPDFFYFKTPPELLLRSHYPEMYEDSLFPFPVSAERFSYFPLFLDHSLKVQDLISPEEGILSAKEMRGLVNFQLTATQVKRVGYSFGGQLAEVMYNKVGEILYFQVPLPEDTPKQLMIYFDEQPVLAYRIER; via the coding sequence ATGATCAGATCAGCCCTTTTCCTGATATATTTTTTCATGATCTCATCGGCCTGCTGGTCGCAGGATTATGCCCACGTAGACAATACGCTATTGCTTTATCCGGAGCGCTTTGAAAAACCCGAAGATCTGGCCCGTTTGATAGAGCGGGACTTCTATTTGGACCAGGATAAACTCAGGGCAGTCTTTGGATGGATAATAAATAATGTTCAATACGATCCTACTCAGTACGAACGCTACGACTACAATTTCAGGTCCTATAAGGAACGCAATCGCAAGGATGAAAAAAAGCGCGAGGCCATAATCCTAAGGACCATCCAGGACCGGGAGGCTGTTTGTGAGGGATATGCTATGTTATTTGAACGGCTTTGTGAGCTCTTGGGAATCAACAGCTACCTGGTAAGAGGACAGGCCAAGGCCACCGTCAATGATATCGGTGGAGATTACCGGCAAAACCACATTTGGAACGTCGCTTATATCCAGGGGGATCCTTATTTGTTCGATACCACTTGGGGAGCTGGAAGATTTACCGATAAGTTTGAACCGGACCCGGATTTCTTCTACTTCAAAACCCCGCCAGAACTCTTGCTTCGATCACATTATCCTGAGATGTATGAGGATAGTTTGTTCCCGTTTCCCGTCAGTGCAGAGCGCTTTAGTTATTTTCCGCTGTTCCTGGATCACAGCTTAAAGGTTCAAGATCTCATTTCTCCGGAGGAGGGAATACTTAGTGCTAAAGAAATGAGGGGGCTGGTCAACTTTCAGTTAACGGCCACTCAGGTGAAACGCGTTGGATATTCCTTTGGGGGTCAATTAGCTGAGGTGATGTATAACAAAGTAGGGGAGATCCTGTATTTTCAGGTTCCACTACCGGAGGACACTCCAAAGCAATTGATGATCTATTTTGACGAGCAACCTGTATTGGCCTATCGCATTGAACGATGA
- a CDS encoding glycosyltransferase — translation MIWLLTISGIAYLMVLVWLLIGIRSRIPLAVTEGPPQISFSIVIVFRNEAKRIGPLLKSLAKLDYPRQLMEVIFVDDDSDDNGADLIRSELRNLDPDLQFRIIDNQRSSGSPKKDAITLAIEESVMDWIACTDADCILAEAWLSNLDKHIRVHDPICLSGPVSLKANYKLQEQVQLFELLGLQQFARAGFGWKRPILSNGANLAYKKQAFRDVSGFKGNDQLASGDDQFLVEKFFHVNASRCQMIDHPSHMVRTFAETSWGAVIQQRVRWASKQLGNGPRTSRSIGLLLLGINLMLIFGFAWAVIGVFSWKAWFAYYFFKTLIDGSILLISYPIARRDLHLWMLPMMILIYPVILLIVAISSLSGQYQWRGRSFDKQP, via the coding sequence ATGATCTGGCTGCTTACCATCAGTGGAATAGCCTATCTTATGGTTTTGGTTTGGTTACTCATTGGAATCCGGTCCAGGATTCCATTAGCAGTGACGGAAGGCCCACCCCAGATCAGTTTTAGCATAGTCATTGTTTTTAGAAATGAGGCAAAGCGAATTGGCCCACTGCTCAAATCCCTGGCCAAGCTGGATTATCCCAGGCAATTGATGGAGGTGATCTTTGTGGATGATGATTCCGATGATAATGGAGCCGACCTGATCCGTTCTGAACTCCGCAATCTGGATCCTGATCTGCAATTTCGGATCATCGATAACCAGCGCAGCTCAGGTTCCCCAAAAAAGGACGCAATTACCCTGGCTATTGAAGAATCTGTGATGGACTGGATAGCTTGTACGGATGCCGATTGCATCTTAGCAGAAGCCTGGTTAAGTAACCTGGATAAGCATATCCGAGTACACGACCCAATTTGCCTATCTGGGCCCGTTAGCCTAAAGGCCAATTACAAATTACAGGAACAAGTTCAACTTTTCGAATTACTTGGCCTTCAGCAATTTGCCAGGGCCGGATTTGGTTGGAAGCGACCCATATTGAGCAACGGCGCCAATCTGGCCTACAAGAAACAAGCCTTTAGAGATGTTTCTGGATTTAAGGGGAACGACCAATTAGCTAGCGGAGATGATCAGTTCCTGGTGGAGAAGTTCTTTCATGTGAACGCTTCCAGATGTCAGATGATCGACCATCCGTCCCATATGGTCAGGACTTTTGCCGAAACTAGTTGGGGCGCTGTAATACAGCAGCGGGTTCGGTGGGCGTCCAAGCAACTGGGGAATGGCCCTCGAACATCAAGATCAATTGGTCTGTTACTGCTTGGAATCAACCTGATGCTGATCTTCGGATTCGCTTGGGCCGTTATAGGTGTTTTCAGTTGGAAGGCCTGGTTCGCTTATTATTTTTTCAAAACCCTGATAGACGGCTCAATTCTTTTGATCTCCTATCCGATTGCCAGGCGCGATCTTCACCTTTGGATGTTACCTATGATGATCCTGATCTATCCAGTTATCCTGCTTATTGTTGCCATTTCTTCGCTGTCAGGACAGTATCAGTGGCGGGGTCGCAGCTTTGACAAACAACCCTAG
- a CDS encoding MmcQ/YjbR family DNA-binding protein, whose protein sequence is MNIEEFRTYCLAKKGVTESFPFDEQTLVFKVMGKMFALTGLEYNPARANLKCDPERSIVLREEYDGLIYPGYHMSKAHWNTLELERNLPESLIRELIDHSYDLVVSKLTRKVKSQLDEL, encoded by the coding sequence ATGAATATAGAAGAGTTCAGAACCTACTGCCTGGCTAAGAAAGGTGTGACCGAGTCCTTTCCTTTTGACGAGCAGACCCTGGTCTTTAAGGTCATGGGGAAGATGTTTGCCCTTACTGGTCTGGAATACAATCCGGCCAGGGCCAACTTAAAGTGTGACCCGGAACGGTCAATTGTGCTCAGGGAAGAGTACGATGGCCTGATCTACCCAGGATATCACATGAGCAAAGCACATTGGAACACCCTCGAACTGGAGCGAAACCTGCCCGAATCATTGATCCGGGAGTTGATCGATCACTCCTATGACCTGGTGGTATCCAAACTCACCAGGAAAGTCAAGTCTCAATTGGACGAGCTCTGA